A window of Pseudomonas guangdongensis contains these coding sequences:
- a CDS encoding exonuclease SbcCD subunit D C-terminal domain-containing protein, whose protein sequence is MRLIHTSDWHLGQTLHGQDRDFEHAAFLAWLLDTLVEQRADALLIAGDVFDTVNPPLRAQERLYDFIVSAHQRLPQLDIVMIAGNHDSGARIELPAPLLRRLNAHALGRVSWLGDGELDSARLLLPLHRAGGEIGAWCLALPFLRPAEVTGGGLGNDYLAGIARVHQQLIAAAEARRRADQALVAISHAHLAGAAVSEDSERNIVIGNAEALPASLFPESVAYVALGHLHKPQQVAGQTRLRYSGAPLPLSFAEVNYPHQVLLVELDGAGLHQVAALPVPRAVEMLRLGPAPLAEVLEWLAALPAADRPRERQPWLEVRVQLEQPQPDLRQQIEAALEGKGCHLVRIASEYRGNGVEAAPLVGLDQLDPQALFRRSWQAEYGQEADAQVLADFATLLQDVELNGEPA, encoded by the coding sequence ATGCGCCTGATCCACACCTCCGACTGGCATCTGGGACAGACCCTGCACGGCCAGGACCGCGACTTCGAGCACGCCGCCTTCCTCGCCTGGCTGCTCGATACCCTGGTGGAGCAGCGGGCCGACGCCCTGCTGATCGCCGGCGACGTCTTCGACACGGTCAACCCGCCGCTCAGGGCCCAGGAGCGCCTGTACGACTTCATCGTCAGCGCCCACCAGCGCCTGCCGCAGCTGGACATCGTGATGATCGCCGGCAACCACGACTCCGGCGCACGCATCGAGCTGCCGGCGCCGCTGCTGCGCCGGCTCAACGCCCACGCCCTGGGCCGGGTGAGCTGGCTCGGCGACGGCGAGCTGGACAGCGCGCGCCTGCTGCTGCCGCTGCACCGAGCCGGCGGCGAGATCGGCGCCTGGTGCCTGGCCCTGCCCTTCCTGCGCCCGGCGGAAGTCACCGGCGGCGGGCTGGGCAACGACTACCTGGCCGGCATCGCCCGGGTCCACCAGCAGTTGATCGCCGCCGCCGAAGCACGCCGCCGCGCCGATCAGGCACTGGTCGCCATCAGCCACGCGCACCTGGCCGGCGCGGCGGTGTCGGAGGACTCCGAACGCAACATCGTCATCGGCAACGCCGAGGCGCTGCCGGCCAGCCTGTTCCCCGAGTCCGTCGCCTACGTCGCCCTCGGCCACCTGCACAAGCCGCAGCAGGTCGCCGGGCAGACACGCCTGCGCTACAGCGGCGCGCCGCTGCCGCTGTCGTTCGCCGAGGTCAACTACCCCCATCAGGTGCTGCTGGTCGAGCTGGACGGCGCCGGCCTGCACCAGGTCGCGGCGCTCCCCGTGCCGCGCGCGGTGGAGATGCTGCGCCTCGGCCCGGCTCCGCTGGCCGAAGTGCTGGAGTGGCTCGCCGCCCTGCCCGCCGCCGACCGCCCCCGCGAGCGCCAGCCCTGGCTGGAAGTGCGCGTGCAGCTGGAACAGCCGCAGCCCGACCTGCGCCAGCAGATCGAGGCGGCGCTGGAGGGCAAAGGCTGCCACCTGGTGCGCATCGCCAGCGAATATCGTGGCAACGGCGTGGAAGCCGCCCCGCTGGTCGGCCTCGACCAGCTCGACCCGCAGGCGCTGTTCCGTCGCAGCTGGCAGGCCGAGTACGGCCAGGAAGCCGACGCCCAGGTGCTGGCCGACTTCGCAACGCTGCT